A stretch of the Pan paniscus chromosome 2, NHGRI_mPanPan1-v2.0_pri, whole genome shotgun sequence genome encodes the following:
- the P2RY12 gene encoding P2Y purinoceptor 12 — MQAVDNLTSAPGNTSLCTRDYKITQVLFPLLYTVLFFVGLITNGLAMRIFFQIRSKSNFIIFLKNTVISDLLMILTFPFKILSDAKLGTGPLRTFVCQVTSVIFYFTMYISISFLGLITIDRYQKTTRPFKTSNPKNLLGAKILSVVIWAFMFLLSLPNMILTNRQPRDKNVKKCSFLKSEFGLVWHEIVNYICQVIFWINFLIVTVCYTLITKELYRSYVRTRGVGKVPRKKVNVKVFIIIAVFFICFVPFHFARIPYTLSQTRDVFDCTAENTLFYVKESTLWLTSLNACLDPFIYFFLCKSFRNSLISMLKCPNSATSLSQDNRKKEQDGGDPNEETPM; from the coding sequence ATGCAAGCCGTCGACAACCTCACCTCTGCGCCTGGGAACACCAGTCTGTGCACCAGAGACTACAAAATCACCCAGGTCCTCTTCCCACTGCTCTACACTGTCCTGTTTTTTGTTGGACTTATCACAAATGGCCTGGCGATGAGGATTTTCTTTCAAATCCGGAGTAAATCaaacttcattatttttcttaagaacACAGTCATTTCTGATCTTCTCATGATTCTGACTTTTCCATTCAAAATTCTTAGTGATGCCAAACTGGGAACAGGACCACTGAGAACTTTTGTGTGTCAAGTTACCTCCgtcatattttatttcacaatgtatatcagtatttcattcctggGACTGATAACTATCGATCGCTACCAGAAGACCACCAGGCCATTTAAAACATCCAACCCCAAAAATCTCTTGGGGGCTAAGATTCTCTCTGTTGTCATCTGGGCATTCATGTTCTTACTCTCTTTGCCTAACATGATTCTGACCAACAGGCAGCCGAGAGACAAGAATGTGAAGAAATGCTCTTTCCTTAAATCAGAGTTCGGTCTAGTCTGGCATGAAATAGTAAATTACATCTGTCAAGTCATTTTCTGGATTAATTTCTTAATTGTTACTGTATGTTATACACTCATTACAAAAGAACTGTACCGGTCATATGTAAGAACGAGGGGTGTAGGTAAAGTCCCCAGGAAAAAGGTGAACGTCAAAGTTTTCATTATCATTGCTGtattctttatttgttttgttcctttccattttgcCCGAATTCCTTACACCCTGAGCCAAACCCGGGATGTCTTTGACTGCACCGCTGAAAATACTCTGTTCTATGTGAAAGAGAGCACTCTATGGTTAACTTCCTTAAATGCATGCCTGGATCCGttcatctattttttcctttgcaaGTCCTTCAGAAATTCCTTGATAAGTATGCTGAAGTGCCCCAATTCTGCAACATCTCTGTCCCAGGACAAtaggaaaaaagaacaggatggTGGTGACCCAAATGAAGAGACTCCAATGTAA